In Laspinema palackyanum D2c, the genomic stretch TGTGGTGCCGTTCCCACTTCAAAAGACATGATGAACGAGTCCCTCGTCGCCCAGCAAGGCATGGTCCCCGCATCGGCACCGATGCCGCCATCGGATGCGGTTGCCAATGAAATGGGACGTGCTCAGGGGATGGTGGCGGACGTTGCACAAGGGTCAGGCGAGATTCCCCAAGCGGCACCGCAATTGATTAAAACTGCCTCCATGACGATGGAAGTGGAGGCGATCGAGGAGCAAATTGCAGCGGTTAATCAGATTATTAAGCAAAAACAAGGGGATTTGTTACAGTTTGAAGACAATAAACCGCGATCGCAAAATACCCGCCATGTGGTTTCGATGCAGTTGCGCGTCCCTCAGCAACAGTTAGAAAATACCATTAATGCGATCGCCCAACTCGGCACCGTCATCAATCGTTCCATTACTGCCGAAGATGTTTCCGCCCAACTAATTGATAACGATGCGCGGTTAAAGAATCTCCGCAAACAAGAAGAAATGGTCTTAAAAATCATGGAACGGTCCGGTTCCGTGGGAGATGTTCTCAATGCCGCCCGAGAACTCGGCACCATTCGTGAACAAATTGAACGGATCGATGCAGTCCAGGCCAATTTGCGGACCCAAGTCGCCTATTCCACCCTTTATTTAAACCTAGAGTCCCCAGTTTCAGCCGCAGAACTCCCCCAAAAATCTGTGGGGAAAGAACTCCAAAAAACCTGGGGGAATGCCACGGAAGCCCTAGGGGATGTCACCGTTGGACTGCTGAAAATTACCCTGTATTTGCTGGCATTTAGTCCATTTATGCTGTTAGTAGCTGGAGGAGCATTTTTAGGGTATAACAGAATAAAGCCATCTAAACCAGACGAGTCCAGCATTAATCATAATAGCTAGAGGTAGAGAGGCGAAAAGTCGGTGCGATCGCTGCACTGACCGCCTATCTTCCTATCCCAGTCGGGGAGAGGCATAAGCCCGATTTGCTATGGCTTTAAAACACAGCCGATAAGAAAGATAGGCCAAAACTCATGCACCAACCTGGAGATATCATCAAAGACCGCTATCGGATTCTTAACCTTCTAGGAGAAGGAGGAATTGCCACGACTTATGCTGCCGAGGACTTAACTCTCGCCCAACAAGTCGCGATTAAAGTCTTATCCCTGCGGCAGTTGAAAGATTGGAAAGCCCTAGAACTGTTTGAACGGGAAGGCAAGGTTTTAGCTCAACTGAACCATCCGGCAATTCCTGACTATTTGGATTATTTTCAATTGGATCAAGAGGCCGATCGCCGCTTTTACATCGTCCAAGAAATTGCCCCGGGTCAATCCTTGCAAGACTGGGTAGCAAGCGGATGGCGTCCCACTGAATTGGAGGTGAGAGAGATAGCCAAACAACTCTTAGATATTCTGGTGTATTTGCATCAACTGACCCCTCCCGTTGTCCATCGCGATATTAAACCGCAAAATATTATTCGTCAGTCCGATGGCAAGGTATTTTTAGTGGATTTTGGGGCCGTTCAAGATACCTATCGTCATACCATCACCAGCGGCAGTACCATTG encodes the following:
- a CDS encoding DUF4349 domain-containing protein; translated protein: MKLNLISSRTHGKLAQTPILLPMLILMGAIASCGAVPTSKDMMNESLVAQQGMVPASAPMPPSDAVANEMGRAQGMVADVAQGSGEIPQAAPQLIKTASMTMEVEAIEEQIAAVNQIIKQKQGDLLQFEDNKPRSQNTRHVVSMQLRVPQQQLENTINAIAQLGTVINRSITAEDVSAQLIDNDARLKNLRKQEEMVLKIMERSGSVGDVLNAARELGTIREQIERIDAVQANLRTQVAYSTLYLNLESPVSAAELPQKSVGKELQKTWGNATEALGDVTVGLLKITLYLLAFSPFMLLVAGGAFLGYNRIKPSKPDESSINHNS